From Rhizophagus irregularis chromosome 9, complete sequence, the proteins below share one genomic window:
- a CDS encoding Methionine aminopeptidase 1: MSEVQQCQGSGCTKEAKLQCPTCLKLNISGSFFCSQDCFKKNWPTHKSVHQTLYIPNFPYTGTLRALYPLSPRRQVPSRIERPDYADHPQGISKSEKTAKANTFIKVLNKEEIEEVRTVCKLAREVLDIGAATVKPGITTDEIDRVIHEAIIERDSYPSPLNYYEFPKSVCTSVNEVICHGIPDRRELVEGDIVNLDVSLYHKGFHGDLNETYPVGIIDEESIKLIKTAKDCLDKAIDCVKPGFLYRDLGAVIEKNAKANNCSVVRTYCGHGIHRLFHCAPNVPHYAKNKAIGTMKPGHCFTIEPMINLGTYHDRHWPDNWTAVTEDGKRSAQFEHTLLVTETGVEILTAGKNERRFVPDPNTVSNNTGIKSL, from the exons ATGAGTGAAGTACAACAATGTCAAGGATCTGGCTGTACAAAAGAAGCAAAATTACAATGTCCAACATGtttaaaactaaatatttcagGGTCTTTCTTTTGTTCACAGGATTGCTTCAAGAAAAATTGG CCTACACATAAATCGGTACATCAAACTTTATATATACCTAATTTTCCATATACTGGAACTTTACGTGCATTATACCCTTTATCTCCAAGAAGACAAGTTCCTTCACGTATAGAAAGACCGGATTATGCCGATCATCCCCAAG gCATTTCAAAGTCTGAAAAGACTGCAAAGGCTAATACTTTCATAAAAGTGTTgaataaagaagaaattgaagaagtGCGAACAGTTTGCAAG CTTGCACGCGAAGTTTTAGATATTGGTGCCGCTACAGTAAAACCTGGAATAACAACCGACGAGATTGATCGAGTTATTCATGAAGCTATTATCGAGCGTGACTCGTATCCGTCGCCTTTGAATTACTATGAATTTCCAAAATCCGTTTGcac TTCAGTGAATGAAG TTATTTGTCATGGAATTCCGGATCGGCGAGAACTAGTGGAGGGAGATATTGTTAATCTGGATGTGTCTTTATATCATAAAGGATTTCATGGAGatttaaatgaaacttatcCGGTTGGAATTATTGATGAAGAAAGTATAAAGTTGATCAAGACTGCAAAAGATTGTTTAGATAAAGCCATCGATTGTGTGAAACCAGGATTTTTGTATCGTGATCTTGGAGcagttattgaaaaaaatgccaaGGCGAATAATTGCTCTGTTGTCCGTACTTATTGTGGCCATGGCATTCATAG attatttCATTGTGCACCAAATGTTCCTCATTATGCGA aaaataaagCCATCGGAACGATGAAACCTGGACACTGTTTTACGATCGAGCCAATGATAAATCTTG GTACATATCATGACAGACATTGGCCAGATAATTGGACAGCAGTAACTGAAGATGGAAAACGTAGTGCACAATTTGAGCACACTTTATTAGTAACAGAAACGGGAGTTGAAATTTTAACGGCTGGCAAAAATGAAAGACGATTTGTTCCTGATCCGAATACGGTGTCAAATAATACAGgaattaaaagtttatag
- a CDS encoding Peroxiredoxin-4 variant 2 gives MFVLSTRSLSTRFGFVNSAIATTLTQRNFSDSRTLYQNNFTNSIREVSNVIKRRFEDGKMARIAKPAPNWEAKAVVGGDVKTLSLKDFASKYLVMVFYPLDFTFVCPTELIAFSDRVQEFRDINTEVVGISCDSHHAHIAWDKIPKNQGGLGGIKIPLIADLKKEITRRYGCLFEETGHPFRGTFIIDDKGTLRVAHINDTEIGRSVDETLRLVKAIQFANVHGEVCPANWKSGDRTIIPDPKKSKEYFAQLKDDK, from the exons ATGTTTGTCTTAAGCACACGTTCTTTGAGCACACGTTTTGGTTTTGTTAACAGTGCCATAGCCACCACGTTAACACAGAGAAATTTTAGTGACAGCCGTACGttgtatcaaaataattttaccaattCTATTAGGGAAGTCTCCAATGTTATAAAACGTAGATTTGAGGACGGTAAAATGGCTAGAATTGCT AAACCGGCACCTAATTGGGAAGCTAAGGCAGTTGTTGGTGGAGATGTTAAAACACTTTCGCTTAAAGACTTTGCTTCTAAATATTTAGTCATGGTTTTTTACCCTTTGGATTTTACTTttg tgtGTCCAACCGAATTGATTGCCTTCTC ggATCGAGTTCAAGAATTTAGAGATATTAATACAGAAGTAGTTGGTATCTCCTGCGATTCACATCACGCTCATATTGCGTGGGA taaaataccAAAGAATCAAGGCGGACTTGGTGGGATTaa gatCCCTTTGA TTGCCGATCTTAAAAAAGAGATCACAAGAAGATATGGATGCTTGTTTGAAGAAACAGGACATCCTTTTAG aGGAACTTTCATTATTGATGACAAG gGAACTCTTCGTGTTGCGCATATCAATGACACCGAAATTg GTCGATCTGTTGACGAAACACTCCGCCTTGTTAAAGCTATTCAATTCGCAAACGTACACGGAGAAGTTTGTCCAG CGAATTGGAAAAGTGGAGATCGCACAATAATTCCGGATCCAAAGAAATCCAAGGAATATTTTGCGCAATTAAAGGACGATAAATAA